Genomic DNA from Synechococcus sp. MU1643:
AAAATCTTAAAAAGATCAAGAAAGAGCGTTGATCGCGTAGTCGAGATAGCTCTTGAACTCGTTAAGAGCCTGAGGGCTCATATCGCGAGGAGCACATGCACGATCGCGAGTGTAAGTCAGAGCTTCGATGTAGGCGTTGGTGGGAAGACCCAAGGTGCGATACACCTCACGTGCTCCTGCAATACCCCACTCATCGAGAGGACCAGTACCACCAACGATGAGGCAGTAGTTGATCAAGCGCAGGTAGTGACCGAGGTCGCGGTAG
This window encodes:
- the cpeA gene encoding class 1 C-phycoerythrin subunit alpha, with the translated sequence MKSVVTTVVTAADAAGRFPSQNDLEAVQGNIQRAAARLEAAEKLAAGLDNVTREAGDACFNKYAYLRQPGEAGDSQVKVDKCYRDLGHYLRLINYCLIVGGTGPLDEWGIAGAREVYRTLGLPTNAYIEALTYTRDRACAPRDMSPQALNEFKSYLDYAINALS